The Candidatus Aenigmatarchaeota archaeon DNA window ATCGGGCAGTAAGCCCTCTTCAGAAACATAGAACATCCATCGCTTAAGTTCCTCAGAATTTCCATAAAAAGTGGTATCGAGCTTTCGTGTCTTTTTTCTCCCCATAATTACCTGGCCTTGAGGCAATATATGAAGTTGCCGTGTACCTTCGACAATTAACTAGTATCTAGTATATGTGGGCCTTCAGTTTGAGAGGTTCACTATCTGGCCCACTGCACGGAATTGTTAGTGTAAAGTCAGGCCCCACTCTGGAGTACATGATTCCCTGTTCCTTCAGGTATCTTTCAAATGCATCCGGAGAATTTCCGCCCCAGCCATTTACTTCGAAACCGCTTTCTTTGCCAGGTCAAGAATCTCTTCAATCGTAATGAGCCCCATAAGCAACGCCAGAATGCCGTAAACTGCGCCGAAAACGGCAAAACCGGCAATGATTTTCAGGTAAACACTGGGGTAAGCCAGCCCCTTTGCCAAGTAGAGCGCCCCCAGCGCCACTGACCCCGCAAGCAAGGTCTTAAGCCAACTCTTCACAGGGATTTTCGGCTTGACTGACTTTCGAAGCTCATAGAAAGAGCCAACAAGTATCACAGAGTAGCAGAAAAGCGTCGAAAGCGCAGCTCCCTCGATTCCAAAGACCGGTATGAGCATCATATTGAGTATTACGTTTATTATCGCTCCCCTGAAAACGACATCCCTGTAGCCGTCGGGCTTACCAAGCCCGTTCAGGACTGCGCCGTTTATCTGCGTCACCGAGAACATTATTGCGCCTATCGAGAGGATTTTGAGCACGTTCGAGCCGGCGGCGTAAGCAGGGCCGAAGATTATGCCCAGTATCTCAGCGGAAAATGAGAACGTTATGAGCGCTGCAGGCACGACTGCAAGCCAGATGTAGCGGTAAATGAGGTTCAGCCCCTGGGAAATCGCTGTTTTGTCCTTTGCGTTCATCTCAGCAATCATCGGGAAGAGAACTGTGATAAGCGCTCCCGAGAAAAACCAAAGGAGAGTTGCGGTTGGCTGGGCAGTCTGGTAAAAACCAATTGATGCGGGGGTCATGCGAAATACATTCAGCATTATCGTGTCTGTGTAATTAATGATGTATCCGATGGCAAGAGACACCATTACAGGAAGCCCATAGGTATAGAGCTGCCTTGCGATTTTCGGGTCAACCTGAAACTTTCCTTTTGGAATCAGCTTCATGGCAGGGACGGCATAAATGAAGGTCATCAGGATGTAGCCGGCAAGAAAGCCAAAGGCAGGCGAAGCTGTTGAAAAGCCGAAATAAAGAAAAACCCCTGTCAGGGAAAACCATAAAAAGAGCCGTGTAAATTCGAAAATCGCGGTTGTTCTCATCCTCTGCATCCCCTGGAAGACCGAAACGAGGACGTTCAAAAATACGTTCATAAAAGCGCCAAGGGCGAGAACCCGTATCAGGAAAACGCTAAGCTCATAGTTTGGGTACTGGGACAGGTAGCTTGAAGCAATCTGCCCGGAAAAGAGTATGACAATTGAGGCAAAAATTACCCCCAGGACAAGCTGCATCGCAAAGCCCGTAGCTATAGCGCTCCTAAGCTCCGGGTACTTCTTTTCAGCCCGGAACTTTGAGACATGGTAAATCTGGCTGTGCATCAGGCCGAAGTCCGAGAAAATCATCAGCAGGCTTATGAGGGAAAAGCAAGACCAGAAGAGCGCATAATCAGTTGGGGTGAGGTTTGACGTCATCAAAAAGCGCAGGAGGTAGCTAAAGCCCGCGCCAAACACATTGAAGACAAACAGGAAAGCCGCGCCTGAAACCACGCGCTTCATGTAATCGGCCATAATAGAATTGAAGCTAAACTCTTTAGCTGTCGAGAACCTTCTCCATTCATTAACTAGACACTTTTTAGTGG harbors:
- a CDS encoding flippase, whose translation is MADYMKRVVSGAAFLFVFNVFGAGFSYLLRFLMTSNLTPTDYALFWSCFSLISLLMIFSDFGLMHSQIYHVSKFRAEKKYPELRSAIATGFAMQLVLGVIFASIVILFSGQIASSYLSQYPNYELSVFLIRVLALGAFMNVFLNVLVSVFQGMQRMRTTAIFEFTRLFLWFSLTGVFLYFGFSTASPAFGFLAGYILMTFIYAVPAMKLIPKGKFQVDPKIARQLYTYGLPVMVSLAIGYIINYTDTIMLNVFRMTPASIGFYQTAQPTATLLWFFSGALITVLFPMIAEMNAKDKTAISQGLNLIYRYIWLAVVPAALITFSFSAEILGIIFGPAYAAGSNVLKILSIGAIMFSVTQINGAVLNGLGKPDGYRDVVFRGAIINVILNMMLIPVFGIEGAALSTLFCYSVILVGSFYELRKSVKPKIPVKSWLKTLLAGSVALGALYLAKGLAYPSVYLKIIAGFAVFGAVYGILALLMGLITIEEILDLAKKAVSK